The following are from one region of the Primulina eburnea isolate SZY01 chromosome 17, ASM2296580v1, whole genome shotgun sequence genome:
- the LOC140818240 gene encoding trihelix transcription factor GT-3b-like: MDHSQLHNPYSAALNIDTGSSDRFPQWSIQETRDLMMIRAELDPTFMETKRNKLLWEVISTRMKEKGYIRSADQCKCKWKNLVTRYKGCEAMEAEGMRQQFPFYNDLQSIFAARMQRMLWLEADGGGAAASTPKKRKKAAAQYSSSDEEEENEESEGEKAGVTRRKKITKGKEAGNPSAGTSSSNGSLIINGVKGIMEDYMKQQMEMDMQWIKAYEAREEERRMKEIEWRQKMEALENERIMMERRWREREEQRRIREEARAERRDALITALLNKLRREEM, encoded by the exons atggATCATTCGCAGCTGCATAATCCTTATTCTGCAGCTCTGAATATCGACACGGGTAGCAGCGACAGGTTCCCTCAATGGAGTATTCAAGAAACCAGGGATTTGATGATGATTCGGGCCGAGCTCGACCCGACTTTCATGGAGACCAAGAGGAATAAGCTTCTGTGGGAGGTTATCTCGACCAGGATGAAAGAAAAGGGTTACATCAGAAGCGCTGATCAGTGTAAATGCAAGTGGAAAAACCTTGTCACACGCTATAag ggATGCGAAGCAATGGAAGCAGAAGGGATGAGGCAACAGTTTCCATTTTACAATGATCTGCAAAGTATATTCGCAGCAAGAATGCAAAGAATGCTGTGGCTGGAGGCTGACGGTGGCGGAGCCGCCGCCAGCACTCCGAAGAAAAGGAAAAAGGCAGCAGCACAATATTCTTCGTCGGACGAGGAAGAAGAAAACGAGGAAAGCGAAGGGGAGAAGGCCGGGGTAACAAGAAGGAAGAAGATCACCAAAGGGAAAGAAGCAGGAAACCCTTCGGCCGGAACGAGTTCTAGCAATGGGAGTTTGATAATAAACGGCGTAAAGGGCATAATGGAGGATTACATGAAGCAGCAGATGGAGATGGATATGCAGTGGATTAAAGCTTATGAAGCGAGAGAGGAGGAGAGGAGGATGAAGGAGATTGAATGGAGGCAAAAAATGGAGGCTTTGGAGAATGAGAGGATAATGATGGAGAGAAGATGGAGGGAAAGGGAGGAGCAAAGGAGGATTAGGGAAGAAGCTAGAGCTGAGAGAAGAGATGCTCTTATTACAGCCCTTTTGAATAAGCTTAGAAGAGAAGAAATGTAG